One Phaeodactylum tricornutum CCAP 1055/1 chromosome 28, whole genome shotgun sequence DNA window includes the following coding sequences:
- a CDS encoding predicted protein → MGKRKQHQQLPKIADHVSESEDEEIEEDEAFNSEDERKYGGFFERGLAPESSKTATVDSDAESEEDEDSDNIADRNGSEEGDGGQYMLDMLDILGEDSSKKNSREIKTPQMAISVKESEFSASVLPSANLTLDSLMKGLEDTKGFGVVQKTMKKIAQGHATAAPVARVVSERAQRKVHYEQQTKEVDKWIDAVQENRQAETLDFRPKERLEISRDVLVDKFVPTTDFEKQLHEALQEAGQLDEEDMLRAEERALQDDLGANEITMEEYKQRRGQLAKMRALMFYHEQKRHHMNKIKSKKYRRIRKKQRLRGKEGELEAEMEENPDLVRELQEKEEVDRMKERMTLAHKNTSKWARRILKRGKNVDVDTRRALSAQNKRGDELLKKMYSGSGEEDGDDSDSEDLIEAARKVLQDTEEEEVAGSSKGKGLLNLSFMQRGIEKQREKAKEEARQLLLELEANERIETSDNDGDTNMNSKKKKRVAGAAEMKAVLKEGALVVSSLQTGGSASVAMSGGIDINSDFADQNEAKMSSYASEHTAALSLGNSPKYIQPRQLVKPMEKKGSNTQDLCPQPDNEVNPWLLLKSQGNEVSDTASMTSRPGIGAKLSLSNQALVIDPEKAVYMMEQKGDTELSVNKIFTNDVVTSTEKKITMLTQEELVRKAFAAPSDKEIEEEFANEKDAIQDSEDPTRTRKKDKLSNTVSGWGSWTGKGAPPPKPPKKIPRHLLPPEQKLSKRKREDATKPNVIISEKRIRRTADKFMISQIPYPYTSREEYERAMVGGLGREWNVTSSMKDMTRPEIMTRSGKVIQPISKKVKQKRPAARF, encoded by the coding sequence ATGGGGAAACGCAAGCAGCATCAACAGTTACCGAAAATAGCAGATCACGTATCTGAATCGGAGGATGAGGAAATCGAGGAGGACGAAGCGTTCAATTCAGAAGATGAACGCAAATACGGCGGATTCTTCGAACGAGGTTTAGCACCAGAATCTTCCAAGACAGCAACAGTCGATAGTGACGCCgaatcggaagaagatgaggATAGCGACAATATAGCAGATAGAAACGGGTCGGAGGAAGGCGATGGAGGTCAATATATGCTTGATATGCTCGATATACTTGGTGAAGACAGCTCCAAAAAGAACTCGAGagaaatcaaaacacctCAAATGGCAATCAGTGTCAAAGAATCCGAGTTTTCTGCATCGGTCTTGCCATCGGCAAACCTTACGCTAGACTCACTGATGAAGGGATTGGAGGACACCAAAGGATTCGGAGTGGTTCAAAAAACCATGAAGAAAATTGCGCAGGGCCATGCCACGGCGGCACCGGTTGCCCGTGTTGTTTCCGAGCGTGCGCAACGCAAGGTTCACTATGAGcagcaaacgaaagaagTTGATAAATGGATTGACGCGGTGCAGGAAAATCGACAGGCAGAGACTCTAGATTTTCGCCCGAAAGAACGATTAGAGATTTCCCGTGACGTCTTGGTGGACAAGTTTGTGCCGACGACCGATTTCGAAAAGCAACTTCACGAAGCGTTACAAGAAGCCGGGCAACTagacgaagaagatatgCTCAGGGCGGAAGAACGGGCTCTACAGGATGACCTTGGTGCGAATGAGATTACCATGGAAGAATACAAGCAGAGAAGAGGGCAACTCGCCAAGATGCGTGCTCTCATGTTCTATCACGAACAAAAGCGCCACCATATGAACAAGATAAAATCGAAGAAATATCGTCGAATTCGGAAAAAGCAACGCCTTCGCGGGAAAGAAGGCGAACTAGAAGCCGAAATGGAGGAGAACCCTGATCTTGTCCGAGAGCTTCAGGAGAAAGAAGAAGTTGACCGAATGAAGGAACGAATGACGCTCGCTCACAAAAATACAAGCAAATGGGCGAGGCGGATCTTGAAGCGAGGCAAAAACGTTGATGTTGATACTAGACGAGCCTTGTCCGCACAGAATAAACGCGGAGACGAACTTTTAAAGAAAATGTATTCAGGATCAGGCGAGGAAGACGGAGATGACTCAGACAGCGAAGATCTCATCGAAGCGGCTAGGAAAGTTCTGCAAGATacagaagaagaagaagttgcAGGGTCTTCTAAAGGCAAAGGGCTCCTGAACTTATCCTTTATGCAACGGGGAATTGAAAAGCAGCGggaaaaagccaaagaagAGGCTCGTCAGCTTTTGCTCGAATTGGAGGCAAACGAGCGTATCGAAACAAGCGACAATGATGGTGACACTAATATGAActcaaaaaagaagaagagagtCGCCGGCGCTGCTGAGATGAAGGCTGTACTCAAGGAGGGAGCGCTTGTTGTTTCTTCCCTTCAAACTGGCGGTTCAGCTAGTGTAGCCATGAGTGGTGGCATAGACATCAATTCTGACTTCGCAGATCAGAATGAAGCAAAGATGTCAAGCTACGCCAGTGAACATACTGCGGCCCTCTCATTGGGAAATTCGCCTAAATACATTCAGCCAAGGCAACTTGTGAAGCCGATGGAGAAAAAGGGCTCAAACACACAGGATCTCTGCCCACAACCCGATAACGAAGTAAATCCCTGGCTACTTTTGAAATCACAGGGAAACGAAGTCTCAGATACTGCTAGCATGACATCCAGACCGGGAATAGGTGCCAAACTATCGTTATCAAATCAAGCGTTGGTGATTGACCCTGAGAAAGCGGTTTATATGATGGAACAGAAAGGAGACACGGAGCTTTCTGTAAATAAGATATTCACGAACGATGTTGTGACCTCGACGGAGAAGAAAATAACTATGCTCACACAAGAAGAATTGGTGAGAAAGGCGTTTGCGGCTCCGTCGGAcaaggaaattgaagaagaatttgcaaacgaaaaagaTGCCATTCAGGACTCTGAAGACCCTACTCGCACAAGAAAGAAAGATAAGCTTTCGAATACAGTGTCGGGATGGGGTTCTTGGACTGGGAAGGGAGCCCCTCCACCTAAGCCTCCGAAAAAGATTCCAAGGCACTTGTTGCCTCCTGAACAGAAGCTTTCGAAAAGAAAACGTGAAGATGCTACGAAGCCAAATGTGATCATCAGCGAAAAGCGGATAAGGAGAACCGCCGACAAGTTTATGATATCACAGATTCCGTATCCGTACACTTCGCGTGAGGAGTACGAACGAGCCATGGTTGGGGGGTTAGGAAGGGAGTGGAATGTTACAAGCAGCATGAAAGACATGACACGTCCAGAAATCATGACTCGATCGGGCAAAGTGATTCAGCCAATTTCGAAGAAAGTGAAGCAAAAACGCCCAGCTGCAAGATTTTAG
- a CDS encoding predicted protein, whose amino-acid sequence MVSSAGNPLKSDDDLKLMLEKLEFIKTAKIFRRWRGSFLNRFEIFLEEDNIVNAQGAYEQFSHSMEAFANQVKKVEAYIESGDLTADRYFSSVKARNCLNEMSKMMASVIEEKDALIPSTVSMENDSGYNKFHMGAVLIRDNFEEYGRLTYYGESLQHMRKVTLAEIIDKQILEQMDNYGAKLKKFCDVMADLGLYEVMLKCREFACVEDNKDDLIFLDLKTGGIGELDRAACLGKRVITSTHKDQEGNEIFEESVLDDDGKAKLLKMIRQNPRLGLGFGNSLNSFQEESLATENAEVIRSMWGVTLRKTPRNKKGEEFIFLCQKTGVFGELSRKTCLEVAIITEVKDENGEAKVCESQLEFDERASLLEQIRSLLDLGVLEQ is encoded by the coding sequence ATGGTCTCTTCTGCAGGAAACCCACTCAAGTCTGATGATGATCTTAAGCTGATGCTAGAGAAGCTCGAATTCATCAAGACTGCAAAAATCTTCAGGCGTTGGAGGGGATCATTTCTCAACCGCTTCGAAATATTCTTAGAAGAAGACAATATAGTGAACGCCCAAGGGGCATACGAACAGTTTTCTCATAGCATGGAGGCATTCGCAAATCAGGTAAAGAAAGTTGAAGCGTACATAGAAAGCGGAGACCTTACAGCGGACCGTTatttttcttccgtcaaggcAAGAAACTGCCTGAATGAAATGTCTAAAATGATGGCTTCGGTTAtagaagaaaaagatgcCTTGATTCCTTCTACAGTCTCAATGGAAAATGACAGCGGCTACAACAAGTTTCATATGGGAGCTGTTCTCATTCGTGACAATTTCGAAGAATATGGCCGACTGACATATTACGGAGAAAGCTTGCAGCACATGAGAAAGGTAACCCTGGCCGAGATTATTGACAAGCAAATTTTAGAGCAGATGGACAACTATGGAGCGAAGCTCAAAAAATTTTGCGATGTAATGGCAGATCTTGGCCTTTACGAAGTCATGCTAAAATGCCGTGAGTTTGCTTGTGTCGAGGATAACAAGGATGATCTTATATTCCTCGACCTGAAAACTGGTGGAATCGGCGAATTGGATCGAGCCGCCTGTCTCGGAAAACGTGTAATCACGTCTACTCACAAAGATCAGGAAGGTAACGAGATTTTCGAAGAATCCGTCTTAGACGACGATggcaaagcaaagcttcTCAAAATGATACGCCAGAATCCGAGGCTAGGACTAGGTTTTGGAAACAGCTTGAACTCCTTCCAGGAAGAGAGTCTCGCTACTGAAAATGCAGAAGTTATAAGAAGTATGTGGGGTGTGACATTGCGAAAGACACCGAGAAACAAGAAAGGAGAGGAGTTCATCTTTCTCTGTCAGAAAACCGGTGTTTTCGGAGAACTTTCACGCAAAACGTGTTTAGAGGTGGCGATCATTACCGAAGTGAAGGACGAAAATGGAGAAGCCAAAGTTTGCGAGTCACAGCTTGAGTTTGACGAAAGAGCGTCGCTCTTAGAGCAGATCCGATCTCTTCTTGATTTGGGAGTGCTGGAACAGTGA
- a CDS encoding predicted protein yields the protein MNSLNIKCTLLCLCVTRVLGFSPQLITWTATLDLQQTTSLRSKAIESALFVTPRREGDKLSKSSRLRNFIHRFDTISAAGLDPEQVQIAGLFGRIKKIHNPRTYLILAALAGFRWDWCFRNPYYWFAVGFCIKWYRARYVYKIPVWDRQPNWNNIITSKEQEKDLKAFTCKKCGSTIFIAKTREFFFEGNTGIGGLGCFSCGAKGKENFVMDRDRILEDVADEDDYFEYERPLDFVSRAERRKILKEAQGDEEKANELLVKRSASDTINDEVPATSSSSSDVVDTNASAEESNSNITEVETPKKRKKNKKHKKDSKPKESEKQPDLSDDDLDFLDMDSL from the coding sequence ATGAATTCGTTGAATATCAAATGCACCCTGCTGTGTCTCTGCGTAACACGGGTGTTGGGATTTTCACCACAATTAATAACCTGGACAGCAACACTAGACCTGCAACAAACGACATCCTTGCGGTCGAAAGCCATCGAATCGGCCCTGTTCGTAACTCCAAGACGGGAAGGAGACAAGCTATCCAAATCGTCTCGCCTACGTAATTTTATACATCGCTTCGATACGATTTCCGCAGCTGGACTAGATCCCGAACAAGTTCAGATTGCTGGCTTGTTCGGTCGGATCAAGAAAATACACAACCCCAGAACGTACTTAATACTGGCGGCTCTGGCTGGATTTCGATGGGACTGGTGCTTTCGCAATCCCTACTATTGGTTCGCGGTTGGGTTTTGCATTAAATGGTACCGTGCTCGCTATGTGTACAAGATTCCCGTGTGGGATCGTCAGCCTAACTGGAACAATATTATTACCAGcaaagaacaagaaaaagatttgaAAGCATTCACCTGCAAAAAATGTGGGTCCACTATTTTTATTGCCAAAACCAGGGAATTCTTTTTCGAGGGGAACACGGGCATCGGCGGTTTGGGTTGTTTTTCGTGTGGCGCCAAGGGCAAGGAAAATTTTGTGATGGATCGCGATCGGATTTTGGAGGATGTCGCCGATGAGGATGATTACTTTGAGTACGAGAGACCGCTGGATTTTGTCTCGCGTGCGGAACGACGGAAAATCCTGAAAGAAGCGCaaggagacgaagaaaaagcgaaCGAACTGTTGGTGAAACGTTCAGCATCGGATACGATTAACGACGAAGTACCGGCAACGAGCAGCTCGTCGTCGGACGTTGTGGACACGAACGCTTCAGCGGAGGAGAGCAACTCGAACATTACAGAAGTAGAAACGCCAAAAAAgcgaaagaaaaacaaaaagcatAAGAAGGACTCGAAACCGAAAGAGAGCGAAAAGCAACCAGATCTTTCGGACGACGATTTAGACTTTCTGGATATGGACAGTTTGTAG
- a CDS encoding predicted protein — MRISSKLMAVWLTTTVGIASAFQPATPSRIRQSPRTTVVLAMSDDWKPPAHWKFTGFRYKDSARQSSYDTDGGLMPDGGLSPCVIKVIGVGGGGCNAVDRMLDTAVGGVDFWALNTDAQALGRSKAKGAKVLNIGASATRGLGAGGNPEIGRIAAEESRKEIAAMVTGTDLCFVTSGMGGGTGSGAAPVVAEVAKEEGCLTVGIVTKPFAFEGKRRMKQAIAAIERLRENVDTVIVVSNDRLLEIIPDDTPMERAFAVADDILRQGVVGISDIIVKPGLINVDFADVRSIMSGAGTALMGIGIGAGKTAAEDAAAAAISSPLLDSTIENAKGVVFNISGGQNLSLNEVNQAAKLIYSTVEADANVIFGALVDDTLEDNISITVLATGFVERGREQEMKVSYKKESPLDELNDVRNGKMSKANTPTPVSQEKRREVEDPPPPSPKRDPLPKESGDKIPSFLKNLKKRRYRIR, encoded by the coding sequence ATGCGGATTAGTTCCAAACTGATGGCTGTCTGGCTCACGACAACCGTCGGTATCGCTTCCGCCTTTCAGCCAGCGACACCTTCTCGTATTCGCCAAAGTCCACGGACAACGGTCGTTCTAGCCATGTCCGATGACTGGAAGCCTCCGGCTCACTGGAAGTTTACGGGTTTCCGCTACAAGGATTCTGCCAGACAGAGTTCCTACGATACGGATGGTGGCCTCATGCCGGACGGTGGTCTCAGTCCCTGTGTCATTAAAGTAATTGGGGTGGGTGGTGGTGGCTGCAACGCGGTAGACCGAATGTTGGACACGGCTGTAGGCGGCGTCGATTTTTGGGCCCTCAACACCGATGCCCAGGCTTTGGGCCGCTCGAAAGCTAAAGGGGCCAAAGTCTTGAACATTGGGGCCTCCGCAACCCGTGGTTTGGGCGCTGGTGGCAATCCGGAAATTGGACGCATCGCGGCAGAAGAATCACGCAAAGAAATTGCCGCCATGGTTACTGGGACAGATTTATGCTTTGTTACATCGGGTATGGGAGGAGGAACTGGCTCCGGTGCGGCACCAGTGGTGGCGGAGgttgccaaagaagaaggaTGTTTGACCGTTGGAATCGTGACCAAGCCTTTTGCCTTTGAAGGAAAAAGGAGAATGAAGCAAGCGATTGCCGCGATTGAGAGGTTGCGAGAGAATGTGGATACGGTCATCGTAGTGTCCAACGACAGACTGCTCGAGATTATTCCGGATGACACCCCAATGGAACGCGCTTTCGCTGTGGCGGATGACATCCTCCGACAGGGCGTCGTCGGTATTTCCGACATTATTGTTAAACCTGGTTTAATCAATGTCGATTTCGCGGACGTACGATCCATTATGAGTGGAGCCGGTACCGCGTTGATGGGTATCGGTATCGGTGCGGGAAAGACTGCTGCGGAAGATGCGGCGGCTGCTGCCATTTCCAGTCCCCTGCTCGACTCTACGATTGAGAATGCCAAAGGCGTGGTCTTTAACATTAGCGGTGGACAGAATCTTTCTTTGAATGAAGTGAATCAAGCAGCCAAACTCATCTACTCAACTGTTGAGGCCGATGCCAATGTGATTTTCGGGGCTTTGGTAGACGACACATTGGAAGACAATATTTCGATTACTGTCTTGGCTACTGGATTTGTGGAACGGGGACGCGAACAGGAAATGAAGGTATCCTACAAGAAGGAATCGCCACTGGACGAATTGAACGACGTTCGCAACGGAAAAATGTCCAAGGCTAACACACCAACACCGGTATCTCAGGAGAAGCGACGAGAAGTTGAGGACCCCCCTCCTCCAAGCCCGAAACGAGATCCCCTACCGAAAGAAAGTGGCGACAagattccttcttttctcAAAAACTTGAAGAAGCGACGGTACAGAATCCGATAG
- a CDS encoding predicted protein: FHLGFGVITGHDYPSRVAIQMLQELYTEFMGKFGSEVPSAADNALTKKAKKIMQTTCEKYDDLDKVDKASALLGKVDVVKSQMQDNISDMLKNTEQAETLADKSDQLNEQASVFKKRSNDLRKQMACKNLKMTLILGGLILIILIAILAPLIKRARN; encoded by the coding sequence TTTCATCTAGGCTTTGGAGTTATCACCGGACATGATTACCCCTCCCGCGTGGCGATCCAGATGTTGCAAGAGCTTTACACCGAGTTTATGGGCAAGTTTGGTTCGGAAGTACCGTCCGCGGCCGACAACGCCCTCACAAAAAAGGCGAAGAAAATCATGCAGACTACTTGCGAAAAGTATGACGATCTGGACAAGGTGGACAAGGCCTCGGCCTTGCTCGGAAAGGTGGACGTGGTCAAGAGCCAGATGCAGGACAACATTTCTGACATGCTCAAGAACACGGAACAGGCCGAGACTTTGGCGGACAAGTCGGATCAGCTGAACGAACAAGCTTCCGTTTTCAAGAAACGTTCCAACGACTTGCGTAAGCAAATGGCCTGCAAGAATTTGAAAATGACCTTGATTTTGGGAGGACTCATTCTCATCATTTTGATCGCTATTTTGGCGCCCCTCATCAAGCGTGCGCGAAACTAA